From one Novosphingobium sp. genomic stretch:
- a CDS encoding PspC domain-containing protein, protein MALPQRKSFALSRSNRKLLGVCSGLSEYFDLDVTLVRIAFVLATFLGVGAPVLIYLVAALIAD, encoded by the coding sequence ATGGCTCTTCCGCAGCGCAAATCCTTCGCTCTCAGCCGTTCCAACCGCAAGCTGCTGGGTGTCTGTTCGGGGCTTTCGGAGTATTTCGATCTCGATGTGACGCTGGTGCGGATCGCGTTTGTTTTGGCCACTTTTCTGGGGGTTGGCGCGCCGGTGCTGATCTATCTGGTGGCGGCTTTGATCGCGGATTAA
- a CDS encoding nucleoside hydrolase-like domain-containing protein gives MPVAHGAQAAPVAVKADPAPVKPRIIVLSDIGNEPDDSESLVRFLLYANEFDVEGLIATTSTWQRDKVRPDLMLERIAGYAQVRDNLTHHAQGYPTAEALRGKVIAGAPLYGMAGVGQGHDTAASRAIIAAADKPDARPVWVLCWGGAVDLAQALWSVRATRSPEQVKQFVARLRVYSISDQDDAGPWARHEFPQLFWIASIHGWGQYNMAAWSGISGDRRTAERWPDRETVQDPWLSANIRRGPLGSLYPLPAFIMEGDTPAFLYLIPNGLSDPEHPEWGSWGGRYVPQSPGMGLYADSKDIFERDGTLYSGNQAGVYRWRGTFQNDFAARIGWTLTPDPKQANHAPVAAVQGQAGRGVLHLTAKSGETITLDASASRDPDGNAIHAHWWQYREVGGIPPQPPVTFASAEALTTQATMPAVTKPATLHLILEVSDNGTPALTSYRRLIVDVLP, from the coding sequence GTGCCTGTGGCGCATGGCGCGCAGGCGGCTCCGGTGGCGGTGAAGGCCGATCCTGCGCCGGTCAAACCGCGCATCATCGTGCTCAGCGATATCGGCAATGAGCCCGATGATTCCGAAAGCCTTGTGCGCTTTCTGCTCTATGCGAATGAATTCGATGTCGAGGGGCTGATCGCCACCACCTCGACATGGCAGCGGGACAAGGTGCGCCCCGACCTGATGCTGGAGCGCATCGCGGGATACGCTCAGGTGCGCGACAATCTGACCCATCACGCCCAAGGCTACCCCACCGCCGAGGCCCTGCGCGGCAAGGTGATCGCGGGCGCGCCGCTCTATGGCATGGCAGGTGTGGGGCAGGGGCATGACACCGCAGCCTCGCGCGCGATCATCGCCGCCGCCGACAAGCCCGATGCGCGCCCGGTCTGGGTGCTGTGCTGGGGCGGCGCGGTCGATCTGGCGCAGGCGCTGTGGTCGGTGCGCGCCACGCGCAGCCCGGAGCAGGTGAAGCAATTCGTCGCCAGACTGCGCGTCTATTCCATCTCCGATCAGGACGATGCGGGCCCGTGGGCGCGGCATGAATTTCCGCAACTGTTCTGGATCGCCAGCATCCATGGCTGGGGCCAGTACAATATGGCGGCATGGTCGGGCATCTCGGGTGACCGCCGCACCGCCGAACGCTGGCCCGACCGCGAGACGGTGCAGGACCCGTGGCTCTCGGCCAACATCAGGCGTGGGCCTTTGGGCAGCCTCTATCCGCTGCCCGCCTTTATCATGGAAGGCGACACGCCGGCCTTCCTCTATCTAATCCCCAACGGCCTGTCCGATCCCGAGCATCCCGAATGGGGTTCATGGGGCGGGCGCTATGTGCCGCAGTCGCCGGGCATGGGGCTGTACGCCGACAGCAAGGACATTTTCGAGCGCGACGGCACGCTGTATTCGGGCAATCAGGCGGGCGTCTATCGCTGGCGCGGGACCTTCCAGAACGACTTTGCCGCGCGCATCGGCTGGACGCTGACGCCCGATCCCAAGCAGGCCAACCATGCGCCTGTGGCGGCGGTGCAGGGGCAGGCGGGGCGCGGCGTGCTGCATCTCACGGCCAAAAGCGGCGAGACGATCACGCTGGACGCCAGCGCCTCGCGCGATCCCGATGGCAACGCGATCCACGCCCATTGGTGGCAATATCGCGAGGTCGGCGGCATCCCGCCCCAGCCTCCCGTCACTTTCGCCAGTGCCGAGGCCCTGACCACGCAGGCCACCATGCCCGCTGTGACCAAGCCTGCCACGCTGCATCTCATTCTGGAGGTGTCCGATAATGGCACCCCCGCGCTCACCAGCTATCGCCGCCTTATCGTGGATGTTCTGCCCTGA
- the recF gene encoding DNA replication/repair protein RecF, translating to MLDRIRLAWFRNHRNTALSGARAFNLLLGENGAGKTNVLEAISLFAPGRGLRRAALPDMAGQGGDGSFAVAADLVLPGGEPLRIGTGTSPDKPGRRILRVNGADTPAVALGEHLSIFWLTPAMDRLFTDSPSARRRFLDRMVLAVEPAHARASSHLERALTERNRLLSLPATPDRQWLDAIEAQLAEAGAAVAQARARLIERLNDILARLPDAPFARPILAHAPGGPLERDDLAAALAASRPRDRAAGRTLTGPHRDDMLVTMAAKNQPAADCSTGEQKAMLIAITLAHCELSGAAVSGLPRLLLLDEVAAHLDPVRRGALFERLAANGAQVWMTGTEPEPFEGLSEPAVWQIAEGGLQGEEEGKS from the coding sequence ATGCTTGACCGCATCCGCCTCGCCTGGTTCCGCAACCACCGCAACACCGCGCTCAGCGGCGCGCGGGCGTTCAACCTGCTGCTGGGAGAGAACGGCGCGGGCAAGACCAACGTGCTCGAAGCGATCAGCCTTTTCGCGCCGGGCCGGGGCCTGCGCCGCGCCGCTTTGCCCGACATGGCGGGGCAAGGCGGAGACGGCTCCTTCGCGGTCGCCGCCGATCTTGTGCTGCCCGGTGGAGAGCCCTTACGCATCGGCACCGGCACCAGCCCCGACAAGCCGGGCCGCCGCATCCTGCGCGTCAACGGCGCGGACACGCCCGCCGTCGCGCTGGGCGAGCATCTCTCGATCTTCTGGCTGACGCCGGCGATGGACCGCCTCTTCACCGACAGCCCCTCGGCCCGCCGCCGCTTCCTCGACCGCATGGTGCTGGCGGTGGAACCGGCGCATGCCCGCGCCTCCTCGCACCTCGAACGCGCGCTCACCGAGCGCAACCGCCTGCTATCCCTGCCCGCCACGCCCGACCGCCAGTGGCTCGACGCCATCGAGGCGCAACTGGCCGAGGCCGGCGCCGCCGTCGCGCAAGCCCGCGCCCGCCTGATCGAGCGCCTGAACGACATCCTCGCCCGCCTGCCCGACGCGCCCTTCGCCCGCCCCATCCTTGCCCACGCCCCCGGCGGCCCGCTGGAGCGCGACGATCTGGCCGCCGCGCTGGCCGCCTCGCGCCCGCGTGACCGCGCCGCCGGGCGCACGCTGACCGGCCCCCACCGCGACGACATGCTGGTGACCATGGCCGCCAAGAACCAGCCCGCCGCCGATTGCTCGACCGGCGAGCAGAAGGCCATGCTGATCGCGATCACGCTGGCGCATTGCGAATTGTCGGGTGCGGCGGTGTCCGGCCTGCCAAGGTTGCTGCTGCTGGATGAGGTGGCGGCGCATCTCGATCCCGTCAGGCGCGGGGCCCTGTTCGAGCGGCTGGCGGCGAATGGCGCTCAGGTCTGGATGACCGGAACCGAGCCGGAGCCGTTTGAGGGGTTGTCGGAACCTGCGGTCTGGCAGATTGCCGAAGGGGGTCTTCAAGGGGAGGAAGAAGGGAAATCTTGA
- a CDS encoding class I mannose-6-phosphate isomerase — MSIVALQGELPVKLVDKPWGRTDLPPPFTAPDGRQIGELWFEPPAALPELLVKYIFTSDKLSVQVHPSDEQTLAKGLGKQGKEECWFVLAAEPHGKLGIGFREPISHEAMRAAALDGSIEDMLVWHEVKAGDFFYIPANTVHAIGAGVTVVEVQQNSDITYRLYDYGRPRELHLDDGIAVSLGEVYDLSRWHKHLGEHGTVELVDGPYFRLDRVEGVPSADLAARYGDKPVLVAPLKGDVHVGGEVIAPGGCALAMGLGRASFVDDGLALVMQPV; from the coding sequence GTGAGCATCGTGGCACTTCAGGGCGAACTGCCCGTCAAGCTGGTCGACAAGCCCTGGGGGCGGACCGATCTGCCGCCGCCCTTCACCGCGCCCGATGGCCGCCAGATCGGCGAACTGTGGTTCGAGCCGCCTGCCGCCCTGCCCGAACTGCTGGTGAAATACATCTTCACCAGCGACAAGCTCTCGGTGCAGGTCCACCCCAGCGACGAGCAGACGCTGGCCAAAGGTTTGGGCAAGCAGGGCAAGGAAGAATGCTGGTTCGTGCTGGCCGCCGAGCCGCACGGCAAGCTGGGCATCGGTTTCCGTGAGCCGATCAGCCACGAAGCGATGCGCGCCGCCGCGCTGGACGGCAGCATCGAGGACATGCTGGTCTGGCACGAGGTGAAGGCCGGCGATTTCTTCTACATCCCCGCCAACACCGTCCATGCCATCGGTGCGGGCGTGACCGTGGTGGAAGTGCAGCAGAACAGCGACATCACCTATCGCCTCTATGACTATGGCCGCCCGCGCGAGCTGCATCTCGACGATGGCATCGCCGTGTCGCTGGGCGAGGTTTACGACCTGTCGCGCTGGCACAAACACCTTGGCGAGCATGGCACGGTGGAACTGGTCGACGGGCCCTATTTCCGGCTGGACCGGGTTGAGGGCGTGCCCAGCGCGGATCTGGCAGCGCGCTATGGCGACAAGCCGGTGCTGGTCGCGCCGCTGAAGGGCGATGTGCATGTCGGAGGCGAGGTGATCGCGCCGGGTGGTTGCGCGCTGGCCATGGGGCTGGGGCGTGCCAGCTTTGTCGATGACGGGCTGGCGCTGGTGATGCAGCCGGTTTGA
- a CDS encoding sugar phosphate nucleotidyltransferase produces MTMITPVVLCGGSGTRLWPRSRAAKPKPFLPLVGDRTLFEAALHRAADRGIFAAPIIVTGKAHLGHVESQLALAPDAGVVVEPSARNTAAAIALAALRLPEDAVMLVCPSDHHIGNPEAFVEAARRAEALAQQGWLVAFGIAATAPETGFGYVKQGEEIVGSGGYKVDRFVEKPDLERAMQFLSEGTYSWNGGIFAFRAGDYLRELEAHRPDIAAAVREAVAQGHEDGHRFHPHADLFAAVPSESIDYAVMEKTQRSAVVPAAMAWSDIGNWHALWEARDRDAAGNSVIGKAELVGCRNVLVESDGAHVSVIGLEDAIVVVDGPDVMITSVAGVQKVGKLHGAANQ; encoded by the coding sequence TTGACGATGATTACCCCAGTGGTTCTGTGCGGAGGAAGCGGGACACGCCTGTGGCCGCGCAGCCGGGCTGCCAAGCCCAAGCCTTTCCTGCCGCTGGTGGGCGACCGCACGCTGTTCGAGGCAGCGCTGCACCGCGCCGCCGATCGCGGCATCTTCGCGGCTCCGATCATCGTGACCGGCAAGGCGCATCTGGGCCATGTCGAGAGCCAGCTTGCCCTCGCGCCGGACGCCGGCGTGGTGGTGGAGCCTTCCGCGCGCAACACCGCTGCCGCCATCGCGCTGGCCGCGCTGCGCCTGCCTGAGGACGCCGTGATGCTGGTGTGCCCCAGCGATCACCATATCGGCAATCCCGAAGCCTTCGTCGAAGCCGCGCGCCGGGCCGAGGCGCTGGCGCAGCAGGGCTGGCTGGTGGCCTTTGGCATCGCCGCCACCGCGCCGGAAACCGGCTTTGGCTATGTGAAGCAGGGTGAGGAAATCGTCGGCTCGGGCGGCTACAAGGTCGACCGTTTCGTCGAAAAGCCCGATCTGGAACGCGCCATGCAGTTCCTGAGCGAAGGCACCTACAGTTGGAACGGCGGCATCTTCGCCTTCCGCGCGGGCGACTATCTGCGCGAGCTGGAAGCCCATCGCCCCGACATCGCCGCCGCCGTGCGCGAAGCCGTGGCGCAGGGCCATGAGGATGGCCACCGCTTTCACCCCCATGCCGACCTCTTTGCCGCCGTGCCCAGCGAATCGATCGACTATGCGGTGATGGAAAAGACCCAGCGCTCCGCCGTCGTGCCCGCCGCCATGGCGTGGAGCGACATCGGCAACTGGCACGCCCTGTGGGAAGCGCGTGATCGCGACGCCGCAGGCAACAGCGTCATCGGCAAGGCGGAACTGGTGGGGTGCCGCAACGTTCTGGTTGAGAGCGACGGCGCGCATGTCTCGGTGATCGGGCTGGAGGATGCCATCGTCGTGGTCGACGGCCCCGATGTGATGATCACCTCGGTGGCGGGCGTGCAGAAGGTCGGCAAGCTGCATGGCGCGGCCAATCAGTGA
- a CDS encoding TonB-dependent receptor, with protein MKNRVSSHLACLTSVLVMVAAAPAFAQTAEAPAPAPAAAEPAPGDIVVTANKRSERLVSVPVAVTAVSNQTLSRLQINDTASLTRAVPSLSFQAGNGPGNSSFRIRGVGTQLFSYGVESAVAVVVDGVVAPRQVQGFADLADMERIEVLRGPQGTLFGKNATAGVINIVTEAPTNHLTGHFDATIAEKGEYRIKGSVSGPITDNLKARVSGYYNDVGGFIYNANTGKMENGYKSWGVRGKLQWDATNNLTFKLLADIAKNNADCCSRVPVSITTPAVQTLLGGINASPTNRTVSNDDASFYKTNTNIVSLQGDLNLGAATVTSITAFQRFTDTDNFEPDQIASIPNRYVGASAYSAWNNNLNHVAYSNWSQELRIGSNGNSDFTYVAGVFYNHINLNRQQSRTRYTCSAGASIGSPCTGTSVSQSAGMQGSYAGDNIAGFGQIDWRAIGKLHVIAGLREQYETQSVTGQNYGALTSTDVTFPGSVISSGTTHRNGSALTGKAGLRYEFNRNLQAYGSYTRGYKAFALDIDIGTNFATQTGLAPEHVNAYELGLKWQAPGGKFDINTAVFRSDFTNLQVQALVTDVVNNSFNTVLANAGKSRSQGFEVEANFRPDNHFSLAANFTYLDAKIDVPGQTCGIQQQTGLTTYSANFPSNTCYIKQTGSTTSGAIIDVVGGQLPATPKYRVGFTPRWEHEIGNLTGSIMMPINYQSATSLSLNQDPLLQQKAYTLVDLTLGLAGPDKRWNVSFFIRNLFNQNYYSQLNHGTILATTTNATDLWANVNKDSRRYVGGTIGYRF; from the coding sequence ATGAAGAATCGGGTCTCCAGCCATCTGGCCTGCCTTACCAGCGTGCTGGTGATGGTCGCCGCCGCTCCGGCATTCGCGCAAACGGCTGAAGCGCCTGCCCCGGCGCCCGCCGCCGCCGAGCCCGCCCCCGGCGACATCGTGGTCACCGCCAACAAGCGTTCCGAGCGCCTCGTTTCGGTGCCGGTCGCCGTCACCGCCGTGTCGAACCAGACGCTCAGCCGCCTGCAGATCAACGACACCGCCAGCCTGACGCGCGCCGTGCCCTCGCTCAGCTTCCAGGCGGGCAATGGCCCCGGCAACTCCAGCTTCCGCATTCGCGGCGTCGGCACGCAGCTCTTCAGCTATGGCGTTGAATCCGCCGTGGCCGTGGTGGTCGATGGCGTGGTCGCCCCGCGCCAGGTGCAGGGCTTTGCCGATCTGGCGGATATGGAGCGCATCGAAGTGCTGCGTGGTCCGCAGGGCACGCTGTTCGGCAAGAATGCCACCGCCGGCGTCATCAACATCGTCACCGAGGCGCCGACCAACCATCTGACCGGCCACTTCGATGCCACCATCGCCGAAAAGGGCGAGTATCGCATCAAGGGTTCGGTCTCCGGCCCGATCACCGACAATCTCAAGGCCCGCGTCAGCGGTTATTACAACGATGTCGGCGGCTTCATCTACAATGCCAATACGGGCAAGATGGAGAATGGCTACAAGAGCTGGGGCGTGCGCGGCAAGCTGCAGTGGGACGCCACCAACAATCTGACCTTCAAGCTGCTGGCCGATATTGCCAAGAACAACGCCGATTGCTGCTCGCGCGTGCCGGTGTCGATCACCACGCCTGCGGTGCAGACGCTGCTGGGCGGCATCAATGCCTCGCCGACCAACCGCACTGTGTCGAATGACGATGCCAGCTTCTACAAGACGAACACCAACATCGTCTCGCTGCAGGGCGACCTCAATCTGGGCGCCGCCACGGTGACCTCGATCACTGCCTTCCAGCGCTTCACCGACACCGACAATTTCGAGCCCGACCAGATCGCCTCGATCCCCAACCGCTATGTCGGCGCCTCGGCCTATTCGGCGTGGAACAACAACCTCAACCATGTCGCCTACAGCAACTGGTCGCAGGAACTGCGCATCGGTTCGAACGGCAACAGCGACTTCACCTATGTCGCGGGCGTTTTCTACAACCACATCAATCTGAACCGCCAGCAGTCGCGCACGCGCTACACCTGCTCGGCGGGGGCTTCGATCGGGTCGCCTTGCACGGGCACCTCGGTGTCGCAGTCGGCGGGGATGCAGGGCTCCTATGCGGGTGACAACATCGCCGGTTTCGGCCAGATCGACTGGCGCGCCATCGGCAAGCTGCATGTCATCGCGGGCCTGCGCGAGCAGTATGAAACCCAGAGCGTGACGGGCCAGAACTATGGTGCGCTGACCAGCACCGATGTGACCTTCCCGGGCTCGGTGATCTCCAGCGGCACGACGCATCGCAATGGCTCGGCGCTGACCGGCAAGGCGGGTCTGCGTTACGAGTTCAACCGCAATCTGCAGGCCTATGGCAGCTACACGCGCGGTTATAAGGCCTTCGCGCTGGACATCGACATCGGCACCAACTTCGCCACCCAGACGGGCCTCGCGCCCGAGCATGTCAATGCCTATGAGCTGGGTCTGAAGTGGCAGGCGCCCGGCGGCAAGTTCGACATCAACACCGCCGTTTTCCGCAGCGATTTCACCAACCTTCAGGTGCAGGCGCTGGTGACGGACGTTGTGAACAACTCCTTCAACACCGTGCTGGCCAATGCGGGCAAGTCGCGCTCGCAGGGCTTTGAGGTCGAGGCCAATTTCCGCCCCGACAATCACTTCTCGCTGGCCGCCAACTTCACCTATCTCGACGCCAAGATCGACGTCCCCGGCCAGACCTGCGGCATCCAGCAGCAGACCGGCCTGACGACCTATTCGGCCAACTTCCCCAGCAACACCTGCTACATCAAGCAGACCGGCAGCACGACCTCGGGCGCGATCATCGATGTGGTCGGCGGCCAGTTGCCCGCCACGCCCAAGTATCGTGTGGGCTTCACGCCGCGCTGGGAGCATGAGATCGGCAATCTGACCGGCTCGATCATGATGCCGATCAACTATCAGAGCGCCACCAGCCTGTCGCTCAACCAGGACCCGCTGCTGCAGCAGAAGGCCTATACGCTGGTCGATCTGACGCTGGGTCTGGCAGGTCCCGACAAGCGCTGGAACGTCAGCTTCTTCATCCGCAACCTGTTCAACCAGAATTACTACAGCCAGCTCAACCACGGCACCATTCTGGCCACCACCACCAATGCGACCGACCTGTGGGCCAACGTCAACAAGGACTCGCGTCGCTACGTCGGCGGCACGATCGGTTACCGCTTCTGA
- a CDS encoding queuosine precursor transporter: MTDQTHLHTVEASDLTHKPMRYFDFVMAAFVAILLLSNVLGAGKVAKVDLPLIGDWPFGAGILFFPLGYLIGDILTEVYGYARARRCVWVGFVALLFMAFMSWVVVTLPPAPDWTGQSAYDAVFGQVPRIVFASVCAFWFGEFANSFVLARMKVWTKGEKLWTRTIGSTVVGQAVDSLVFYPLAFLGASGWTPALVVKVLVTNWALKVSWEVILTPVTYFVVGFLKRAEGVDVFDTHTNFTPFSAKV, translated from the coding sequence ATGACCGACCAGACCCACCTCCACACCGTCGAGGCGAGCGATCTGACTCACAAACCCATGCGCTATTTCGACTTCGTGATGGCAGCCTTTGTCGCCATCCTGCTGCTCTCCAACGTGCTGGGCGCGGGCAAGGTGGCCAAGGTCGACCTGCCGCTGATCGGCGACTGGCCCTTTGGCGCGGGCATCCTGTTCTTCCCGCTGGGCTATCTCATCGGCGACATCCTGACCGAGGTCTATGGCTACGCCCGCGCGCGCCGCTGCGTGTGGGTGGGCTTTGTCGCGCTGCTGTTCATGGCGTTCATGTCATGGGTGGTCGTCACCCTGCCCCCTGCCCCCGACTGGACCGGGCAATCGGCCTATGACGCCGTGTTCGGGCAAGTGCCGCGCATCGTCTTTGCCAGCGTTTGCGCCTTCTGGTTCGGGGAGTTCGCCAACAGCTTTGTCCTCGCCCGCATGAAGGTCTGGACCAAGGGCGAGAAGCTGTGGACGCGCACCATCGGCTCGACGGTGGTGGGCCAGGCGGTGGACAGTCTGGTGTTCTACCCGCTGGCGTTTTTGGGAGCCTCGGGCTGGACGCCCGCGCTGGTGGTGAAGGTGCTGGTGACGAACTGGGCGCTGAAAGTGAGCTGGGAAGTAATCCTGACGCCGGTGACCTATTTCGTCGTGGGCTTCCTGAAACGCGCCGAGGGCGTGGACGTGTTCGATACACACACCAATTTCACGCCGTTCAGCGCGAAGGTTTAA
- a CDS encoding glycoside hydrolase family 3 C-terminal domain-containing protein, with the protein MTGSTTSDRAPVASGTPQTDIAAQVETLIAQMSLEDKVAMMSGKGFFEALQEDDRVWGARPYRAGSGNERLGLSPLWFTDGPRGVTRGNSTCFPCTMARGATFDADLELRIGEAMGVEARAQGCNFSGAVCINLLRHPAWGRAQETYGEDSYHLGVMGTAMGTGIQTHNVIGTVKHFALNSMENARFKVNVKADERALHEVYLPHFKHCLDAGIASVMSAYNKVNGEFTGQDRVLLTDILRDEWKFEGFVHSDWVRGVHKVYGASAGLDIENPEPLVFGEKLVAAVNEGTVEPEVIDRACRRILRTQLRFAAQQDPLPAYGPELIASEAHRALALEAAQKCAVLLENDGTLPLAKTAKIAMLGRLAAMENTGDNGSSRVRPTYVVTPLQGLQRLLGEEAVTHADETDLANATAVAAQADAVVVMVGYTAKEEGEYIMGDIALGADQKKVPGRPSLSPVPIGGDRVSLGLPDDQVALIRAAVASGKPVVVSIVAGSAVMVEAWRKDVNAILMSFYAGMEGGTALAQVLLGLVNPSGKLPFSVARDTDHYPFFDRDADEITYDLWHGYTKLERDGNTPRYAFGHGLSYTGFDYRAITARLGAQTIEVTAAVTNTGTLAGEEVAQCYIGAPGVEAQRAVKQLKGFARVALAPGETKVVRFSVPLDQMRWRDGAHWRLESGDYRVFVGGSSAQVLSTHIRVPSHQG; encoded by the coding sequence ATGACCGGCTCCACCACCAGCGACCGCGCCCCCGTGGCCTCTGGCACGCCGCAGACGGACATCGCAGCGCAGGTCGAAACGCTGATCGCGCAGATGTCGCTGGAAGACAAAGTCGCGATGATGTCGGGCAAGGGCTTTTTCGAGGCTTTGCAAGAGGATGACCGCGTGTGGGGCGCCCGCCCCTATCGCGCGGGCAGCGGCAATGAGCGGCTGGGCCTCTCGCCTTTGTGGTTCACCGATGGCCCGCGCGGCGTCACACGCGGCAACTCCACCTGCTTCCCCTGCACCATGGCGCGCGGCGCCACCTTCGACGCCGACCTCGAACTGCGCATCGGCGAGGCGATGGGCGTGGAAGCGCGCGCGCAGGGCTGCAACTTCTCCGGCGCGGTCTGCATCAACCTGCTGCGCCATCCGGCCTGGGGCCGCGCTCAGGAAACCTATGGCGAGGATAGCTATCACCTCGGCGTGATGGGCACGGCGATGGGCACCGGCATCCAGACTCACAATGTCATCGGCACGGTGAAGCATTTCGCGCTCAATTCGATGGAGAACGCCCGCTTCAAGGTCAATGTGAAGGCCGATGAGCGCGCGCTTCACGAAGTCTATCTGCCGCATTTCAAACATTGCCTCGACGCGGGGATCGCCTCGGTGATGAGCGCCTACAACAAGGTCAATGGCGAATTCACCGGGCAGGACCGCGTGCTGCTGACCGATATTCTGCGCGACGAATGGAAGTTCGAAGGCTTCGTCCATTCCGACTGGGTGCGCGGCGTGCACAAGGTCTATGGCGCCTCGGCGGGTCTGGATATCGAAAACCCCGAACCGCTGGTCTTCGGCGAAAAGCTGGTCGCGGCGGTCAACGAGGGCACCGTCGAACCCGAGGTGATCGACCGCGCCTGCCGCCGCATCCTGCGCACCCAATTGCGCTTTGCCGCGCAGCAAGACCCCCTGCCCGCCTATGGCCCCGAGCTGATCGCCAGCGAAGCCCATCGCGCCCTCGCTCTGGAAGCGGCCCAGAAATGCGCCGTGCTGCTGGAAAATGACGGCACGCTGCCTTTGGCCAAAACGGCGAAGATCGCCATGCTGGGCCGCCTCGCCGCGATGGAGAACACCGGCGACAATGGCTCCAGCCGGGTGCGCCCCACCTATGTCGTCACCCCCTTGCAGGGCCTGCAGCGCCTGCTGGGCGAGGAGGCCGTCACCCACGCCGACGAGACCGATCTGGCGAACGCCACCGCTGTTGCCGCTCAGGCCGATGCGGTGGTGGTCATGGTGGGCTACACCGCCAAGGAGGAAGGCGAATACATCATGGGCGACATCGCCCTTGGCGCCGACCAGAAGAAGGTGCCGGGCCGCCCCAGCCTCTCGCCCGTGCCCATCGGCGGCGACCGCGTCTCGCTGGGCCTGCCCGACGACCAAGTGGCGCTGATCCGCGCCGCCGTCGCCTCGGGCAAGCCGGTGGTGGTCTCGATCGTTGCCGGTTCGGCGGTGATGGTCGAGGCATGGCGCAAAGACGTGAACGCCATCCTCATGAGCTTCTACGCCGGGATGGAAGGCGGCACGGCGCTGGCGCAGGTGCTGCTGGGGCTGGTCAATCCTTCCGGCAAGCTGCCCTTCTCGGTGGCGCGCGACACCGACCACTATCCCTTCTTCGACCGCGACGCCGATGAAATCACCTACGACCTGTGGCACGGCTACACCAAGCTGGAGCGCGACGGGAACACCCCGCGATACGCCTTTGGCCACGGCCTGTCCTACACCGGCTTCGACTATCGCGCGATCACCGCAAGGCTGGGCGCGCAGACCATCGAAGTCACCGCCGCCGTCACCAACACCGGCACGCTGGCGGGCGAGGAAGTCGCCCAATGCTACATCGGCGCGCCGGGCGTGGAGGCGCAGCGCGCGGTGAAGCAACTCAAGGGCTTTGCCCGCGTGGCGTTGGCCCCCGGCGAGACCAAAGTGGTGCGCTTCAGCGTGCCGCTCGACCAGATGCGCTGGCGCGACGGCGCCCATTGGCGGCTGGAGAGCGGCGACTACCGCGTCTTCGTCGGCGGCAGTTCGGCGCAGGTGCTCAGCACCCACATCCGCGTCCCGTCTCATCAGGGCTGA